One Festucalex cinctus isolate MCC-2025b chromosome 3, RoL_Fcin_1.0, whole genome shotgun sequence DNA window includes the following coding sequences:
- the ttc38 gene encoding tetratricopeptide repeat protein 38 isoform X1 — protein MDLLSYRDCQAWRAEGLPLSTSSNEACKLYDAILTQYVTWRNIDSIGGIGGCMARIKEADPNFVMGHVASTGLELVGTAISPRLDQRLAGAVKKTVELANSQNLTLRERLHVKALEFFSHGNFPKASDVWEDILVDHPTDLLALKFAHDSYFYMGAQTRMRDSVARVLPHWKPHMPLSSYLKGLYSFGLLETRFYDQAEKVAMEGLALVPDDAWSVHSVAHVYEMRAQLDKGLKFMEDREKDWQVSDMLASHNYWHWALYFIEKGQYEAALQIFDSQIFKRCKATGSMLDMVDASSLLCRLEMEGVFVKDRYRELLQITLPHTDDHVTLFNDLHFLMVSLGARETGASQRLLEGLQELAKTPGDNTQHKMAGPIGVPMCQAFMEYDEGNYHQTVELLYPLRYNMVQIGGSDAQRDVFNQLLIHAALKSENKRHQRLGRCLLVERDAARPNSPLTDRLMQRAMALHD, from the exons ATGGATCTTTTAAGCTACAGAGACTGTCAG GCTTGGAGAGCTGAGGGGCTTCCATTGTCCACCAGCAGCAATGAGGCGTGCAAACTTTATGATGCTATTCTCACTCAG TATGTGACATGGCGTAACATTGACAGTATTGGAGGAATTGGCGGATGCATGGCTCGCATCAAGGAAGCTGATCCCAATTTTG TGATGGGCCATGTGGCGAGCACGGGCTTAGAGCTGGTGGGAACGGCGATCTCCCCCCGCCTGGACCAACGGCTGGCCGGCGCTGTGAAGAAAACCGTGGAGCTGGCCAACAGTCAAAACCTCACCTTGAGAGAGAGACTCCACGTTAAGGCCTTGGAGTTCTTCTCACATGG GAATTTCCCCAAAGCCAGTGATGTTTGGGAAGATATCCTGGTTGATCATCCCACAGACTTACTCGCCCTCAAGTTTGCCCATGATAGCTATTTCTACATGGGAGCCCAAACCCGGATGAGGGATTCGGTTGCTCGAGTGCTGCCCCACTGGAAGCCTCACATGCCTTTGTCCAG CTATCTGAAAGGTCTGTATTCTTTTGGTCTGCTGGAGACGCGATTCTATGACCAGGCTGAGAAAGTAGCAATGGAG GGCCTCGCCCTGGTTCCTGATGACGCGTGGTCCGTCCACTCTGTCGCGCACGTCTACGAGATGAGAGCGCAGCTGGACAAAGGCTTGAAGTTCATGGAAGACAGGGAGAAAGACTGGCAG GTATCCGATATGCTGGCCAGTCACAACTATTGGCACTGGGCACTGTACTTCATTGAGAAG GGGCAGTATGAGGCTGCATTGCAAATATTCGATTCTCAG ATATTCAAACGTTGCAAAGCAACAGGATCCATGTTGGACATGGTAGATGCCAGCTCCCTGCTCTGCAGACTTGAGATGGAGG GTGTGTTTGTGAAGGACCGCTACCGGGAGCTGCTCCAGATAACGCTGCCTCACACCGATGACCACGTGACCCTATTTAATGACCTCCACTTCCTCATGGTGTCCCTGGGAGCGAGAGAGACTGGCGCTTCTCAGCGTCTGCTGGAAGGCCTCCAGGAATTGGCTAA GACGCCAGGCGACAACACGCAACATAAAATGGCTGGACCCATTGGGGTGCCCATGTGTCAAGCCTTTATGGAATATGACGAAGGAAACTACCATCAAACTGTTGAGTTACTGTACCCTTTGCGCTACAATATGGTACAGATAGGGGGCAGCGATGCACAG AGAGATGTCTTCAATCAACTGCTTATTCATGCGGCCTTGAAATCGGAGAATAAGCGCCACCAAAGACTGGGCAG ATGCCTTCTAGTGGAGCGTGATGCAGCGAGGCCGAACTCCCCTCTGACTGATCGTCTGATGCAGAGAGCCATGGCTCTTCACGACTAG
- the ttc38 gene encoding tetratricopeptide repeat protein 38 isoform X2 codes for MREEAWRAEGLPLSTSSNEACKLYDAILTQYVTWRNIDSIGGIGGCMARIKEADPNFVMGHVASTGLELVGTAISPRLDQRLAGAVKKTVELANSQNLTLRERLHVKALEFFSHGNFPKASDVWEDILVDHPTDLLALKFAHDSYFYMGAQTRMRDSVARVLPHWKPHMPLSSYLKGLYSFGLLETRFYDQAEKVAMEGLALVPDDAWSVHSVAHVYEMRAQLDKGLKFMEDREKDWQVSDMLASHNYWHWALYFIEKGQYEAALQIFDSQIFKRCKATGSMLDMVDASSLLCRLEMEGVFVKDRYRELLQITLPHTDDHVTLFNDLHFLMVSLGARETGASQRLLEGLQELAKTPGDNTQHKMAGPIGVPMCQAFMEYDEGNYHQTVELLYPLRYNMVQIGGSDAQRDVFNQLLIHAALKSENKRHQRLGRCLLVERDAARPNSPLTDRLMQRAMALHD; via the exons ATGCGGGAGGAG GCTTGGAGAGCTGAGGGGCTTCCATTGTCCACCAGCAGCAATGAGGCGTGCAAACTTTATGATGCTATTCTCACTCAG TATGTGACATGGCGTAACATTGACAGTATTGGAGGAATTGGCGGATGCATGGCTCGCATCAAGGAAGCTGATCCCAATTTTG TGATGGGCCATGTGGCGAGCACGGGCTTAGAGCTGGTGGGAACGGCGATCTCCCCCCGCCTGGACCAACGGCTGGCCGGCGCTGTGAAGAAAACCGTGGAGCTGGCCAACAGTCAAAACCTCACCTTGAGAGAGAGACTCCACGTTAAGGCCTTGGAGTTCTTCTCACATGG GAATTTCCCCAAAGCCAGTGATGTTTGGGAAGATATCCTGGTTGATCATCCCACAGACTTACTCGCCCTCAAGTTTGCCCATGATAGCTATTTCTACATGGGAGCCCAAACCCGGATGAGGGATTCGGTTGCTCGAGTGCTGCCCCACTGGAAGCCTCACATGCCTTTGTCCAG CTATCTGAAAGGTCTGTATTCTTTTGGTCTGCTGGAGACGCGATTCTATGACCAGGCTGAGAAAGTAGCAATGGAG GGCCTCGCCCTGGTTCCTGATGACGCGTGGTCCGTCCACTCTGTCGCGCACGTCTACGAGATGAGAGCGCAGCTGGACAAAGGCTTGAAGTTCATGGAAGACAGGGAGAAAGACTGGCAG GTATCCGATATGCTGGCCAGTCACAACTATTGGCACTGGGCACTGTACTTCATTGAGAAG GGGCAGTATGAGGCTGCATTGCAAATATTCGATTCTCAG ATATTCAAACGTTGCAAAGCAACAGGATCCATGTTGGACATGGTAGATGCCAGCTCCCTGCTCTGCAGACTTGAGATGGAGG GTGTGTTTGTGAAGGACCGCTACCGGGAGCTGCTCCAGATAACGCTGCCTCACACCGATGACCACGTGACCCTATTTAATGACCTCCACTTCCTCATGGTGTCCCTGGGAGCGAGAGAGACTGGCGCTTCTCAGCGTCTGCTGGAAGGCCTCCAGGAATTGGCTAA GACGCCAGGCGACAACACGCAACATAAAATGGCTGGACCCATTGGGGTGCCCATGTGTCAAGCCTTTATGGAATATGACGAAGGAAACTACCATCAAACTGTTGAGTTACTGTACCCTTTGCGCTACAATATGGTACAGATAGGGGGCAGCGATGCACAG AGAGATGTCTTCAATCAACTGCTTATTCATGCGGCCTTGAAATCGGAGAATAAGCGCCACCAAAGACTGGGCAG ATGCCTTCTAGTGGAGCGTGATGCAGCGAGGCCGAACTCCCCTCTGACTGATCGTCTGATGCAGAGAGCCATGGCTCTTCACGACTAG